Within the Bacteroidia bacterium genome, the region TCAGCCGAAAGGGCCGTTTCCAGAATATGGGGCTTCCCATTGAAATGCCTGACTTCTTTTCCTTCAGCTACTTCCGTTCCATAGCCTGCAGGAGTAAAGAAAGCAGGGATACCGGCTCCACCAGCACGACATCTTTCAGCCAGGGAACCTTGAGGAATGAGATCAACTTCCAACTCTCCGCTCAACATCTGACGTTCGAACTCCGCATTTTCTCCTACATAGGAAGAAATCATCTTTTTGATCTGCTTTTTCTGGAGAAGCAGCCCCAAACCGAAATCATCTACTCCGGCATTATTGGAAATACAGGTCAAACCGGTAATTCCAGCATCGACCAGGGCACTGATACAATTTTCGGGGATACCACATAATCCAAAGCCACCTAGCATGAGGGTCATATTGTCCTGTATGCCTTTTATGGCTTCCTGGGCATTGGCAACGGTTTTATTCATGTTTTTCTTTCTTTTTCGGGGAATTTATGCGCGGAGCATCAGCAGTTGAAATGCTTTTTCGACTTCTCCTGCTTCAATATAAGTTTTTGCCAGTTTATGAAGGGCACTTAGCTGTTCTGGAGAATCTAAATCCTCGACCAGGGCCTGAACATTCGGATCTTCTGCCATGGCCTGCAACTCCTCTTTAGTCGGTAAAGCAGAAATGCCTCCCAATTTCCCCAGATCATTTCCACTCAGAATCTCACTATTTCGAATAGCAGAAGGCAATTGATCAATGCCCATTCCTTTATTCTGGCCTGGCTTGGCAACTTGAAAGAGAGCTTCTC harbors:
- a CDS encoding CoA transferase subunit A, producing MNKTVANAQEAIKGIQDNMTLMLGGFGLCGIPENCISALVDAGITGLTCISNNAGVDDFGLGLLLQKKQIKKMISSYVGENAEFERQMLSGELEVDLIPQGSLAERCRAGGAGIPAFFTPAGYGTEVAEGKEVRHFNGKPHILETALSADFAIVKAWKGDPDGNLVFKGTARNFNPVMAMAGKITIAEVEELVEPGKLDPNFIHLPGIFVQRIFQGETYEKRIEQRTTRPKN
- a CDS encoding flavin reductase family protein; amino-acid sequence: EALFQVAKPGQNKGMGIDQLPSAIRNSEILSGNDLGKLGGISALPTKEELQAMAEDPNVQALVEDLDSPEQLSALHKLAKTYIEAGEVEKAFQLLMLRA